One stretch of Micromonospora echinospora DNA includes these proteins:
- a CDS encoding class I SAM-dependent methyltransferase — protein MTDAPARFVLFPGRHHLLTRFQAGYLRRLAGDDATVVWAVTSANHENTRRNPVPYHRREAAVERFSVLSGLRSVVVPIFDTAYTDAFAEVTLKSIAVATGLELTPADTVLACSTPEVAKLYERLGFPIAQVEADPDLPEPPERPWDVLLRLAAGDETWRALTHPATIDVFERYRLVESIRSVVNDPLVGDEGGLTVTRDYRTYVEAFATAAQRKWDSVRRYVQPGRIVDIGCGAGAVLELADREAALRESDLIGVEVARHLYQECLHKKAQGVFRNANVYFFHRNVLGGAVFKDRSVDTTLTFALTHEIWSYGRRRESLLQFARRIHDHTVPGGVWINSDVCGPDDPRRQVLLRLSTDDGDNPAAPRRDLAELTSAEVRRYVGGLSTRARLDQFAVDFAFDFDYEPLPDGAVRLALGAAMDYLTRKDYTDNWLSETQEQFCGLSFADWTDLLTEAGFEIGPASAPVRNEWVIDNRIAPVASLTDLDGRPLDWPTTHVLTVAHRPRNQ, from the coding sequence ATGACCGACGCGCCGGCCCGCTTCGTGCTCTTCCCGGGTCGGCACCACCTGCTGACCCGCTTCCAGGCCGGCTACCTGCGACGGCTGGCCGGGGACGACGCCACTGTGGTCTGGGCGGTGACGTCGGCCAACCACGAGAACACCAGGCGCAACCCGGTGCCGTACCACCGGCGGGAAGCCGCTGTCGAACGGTTCAGCGTGCTGAGCGGGCTGCGCTCGGTGGTGGTGCCGATCTTCGACACCGCGTACACCGACGCGTTCGCCGAGGTGACGCTGAAGTCCATCGCGGTGGCCACCGGGCTCGAACTCACCCCCGCCGACACCGTGCTGGCCTGCTCCACGCCGGAGGTCGCGAAGCTGTACGAACGTCTCGGCTTCCCGATCGCGCAGGTCGAGGCGGACCCGGACCTGCCCGAGCCGCCCGAACGGCCGTGGGACGTGCTGCTGCGCCTGGCCGCCGGGGACGAGACCTGGCGCGCGCTCACCCACCCGGCCACGATCGACGTGTTCGAGCGCTACCGCCTGGTCGAGTCGATCCGGTCGGTGGTGAACGACCCGCTCGTCGGCGACGAGGGCGGTCTCACAGTGACCCGCGACTACCGGACCTACGTGGAGGCGTTCGCCACTGCCGCGCAGCGCAAGTGGGACTCGGTACGCCGGTACGTGCAGCCCGGACGCATCGTGGACATCGGCTGCGGCGCGGGCGCCGTCCTGGAACTCGCCGACCGGGAGGCCGCGCTGCGCGAGAGCGACCTGATCGGCGTGGAGGTCGCCCGCCACCTCTACCAGGAGTGCCTGCACAAGAAGGCGCAGGGCGTGTTCCGCAACGCCAACGTCTACTTCTTCCACCGCAACGTCCTCGGCGGAGCGGTGTTCAAGGACCGCTCGGTGGACACCACGCTCACGTTCGCGCTGACCCACGAGATCTGGTCGTACGGGCGGCGGCGGGAGTCACTGCTGCAGTTCGCCCGCCGCATCCACGACCACACGGTGCCCGGCGGCGTCTGGATCAACAGCGACGTGTGCGGTCCGGACGACCCGCGGCGGCAGGTGCTCCTGCGACTGTCCACCGACGACGGCGACAACCCCGCCGCGCCCCGCCGGGATCTCGCCGAGCTGACCTCGGCGGAGGTCCGGCGCTACGTCGGCGGGCTGTCGACGCGGGCGCGGCTGGACCAGTTCGCCGTCGACTTCGCGTTCGACTTCGACTACGAGCCGCTCCCGGACGGCGCGGTACGCCTGGCGCTGGGCGCCGCGATGGACTATCTGACCCGCAAGGACTACACGGACAACTGGCTGTCGGAGACGCAGGAACAGTTCTGCGGCCTGAGCTTCGCCGACTGGACGGACCTGCTCACCGAGGCGGGGTTCGAGATCGGCCCGGCCTCGGCGCCGGTGCGCAACGAGTGGGTGATCGACAACCGGATCGCACCCGTCGCGTCCCTCACCGACCTCGACGGCCGGCCGCTGGACTGGCCGACCACCCACGTCCTCACCGTCGCCCACCGCCCCCGCAACCAGTGA
- a CDS encoding LysE family translocator, producing the protein MSDIQIISFVAASLLIIIVPGVDFALVTRQTVRYGRRAGFVVLAGLFVAALVHASFATAGLSALLVSSPTLYTVLRVAGALYLLYLGGTILWATRPRRTVPAAQPVTVGAGGAGPDTDTGAAGPVPDRPAADEPHVARRSFVMGVTSQLLNVKVVVFYVSFVPQFVKPGDGAAARTAVLAATFIGLAVLWWACYIMLIDRLQPWLTRPSVLVVIERLTGLILIVLAIRIALSR; encoded by the coding sequence GTGTCTGACATCCAGATCATCAGTTTCGTCGCCGCCAGCCTGCTCATCATCATCGTGCCGGGCGTCGACTTCGCGCTCGTCACCCGGCAGACCGTCAGGTACGGCCGGCGGGCCGGGTTCGTGGTGCTGGCCGGGCTGTTCGTCGCCGCGCTGGTGCACGCGTCGTTCGCGACCGCCGGCCTGTCCGCCCTGCTGGTCTCCTCGCCGACGCTCTACACGGTGCTGCGCGTCGCCGGCGCGCTGTACCTGCTCTACCTGGGCGGCACGATCCTCTGGGCGACCCGGCCGCGCCGGACGGTCCCGGCGGCGCAGCCGGTCACTGTCGGCGCGGGCGGAGCCGGGCCGGACACGGACACCGGCGCGGCCGGGCCGGTTCCGGACAGGCCGGCCGCCGACGAGCCGCACGTGGCCCGCCGCTCGTTCGTCATGGGCGTCACCAGCCAGCTGCTGAACGTCAAGGTGGTCGTCTTCTACGTCTCGTTCGTGCCGCAGTTCGTCAAGCCCGGCGACGGGGCGGCGGCCCGTACGGCGGTGCTCGCCGCCACGTTCATCGGCCTCGCGGTGCTCTGGTGGGCCTGCTACATCATGCTCATCGACAGGTTGCAGCCCTGGCTGACCCGGCCGTCCGTGCTGGTGGTGATCGAACGGCTGACCGGGCTCATCCTGATCGTCCTGGCGATCCGGATCGCGCTGAGCCGGTGA